The following coding sequences lie in one Scatophagus argus isolate fScaArg1 chromosome 9, fScaArg1.pri, whole genome shotgun sequence genomic window:
- the mios gene encoding GATOR complex protein MIOS, translating to MSGSKPDILWSPHHPDRYVICDSELGLYRIGPVGSAETKAGTLPLSEETAATLLAINSDTPYMKCVAWYPKHEPECLLAVGQANGRVVLTSLGQSHNSTCKELVGKEFVPKHARQCNTLAWNPMDSNLLAAGLDKHRADFSVLIWDISSKFSPEASVAAEKIRLSSVDLDSSTVVTKPLYELGQNDACLSLCWLLRDPKLLLAGMHRNLAIFDLRNTSQKTFVNTKAIQGVTVDPHFHDRVASFFEGQVAIWDLRKFEKPVLTLTEQPKPLTKVAWCPTRTGLLATLTRDSNIIRLYDMQHTPTPIGDETEPTIIERSVQPCESQIGSFAWHPSSQNRMVVVSAANRVMTDFTVFERISLAWSSTTSLMWACGRHLYECVEDGAEGVESMTEKDIATKMRQRAQSRYGHDTVQVWRNHLLAGGNDPQLKSLWYDLYYMKQCAEDMELKLQGNKQSVVYSGIKNIVKTSSGTTESRRCWSGSDRQTDVPRYLSEERCLALRLCGWISRGPDIDVEIFLRSLEQEREWERAAAVALFNMDIRRAIQILNKGATAEKGDLNLNVVAMALSGYTDEKFSLWREMCSSLRLQLKNPYLCVMFAFLTSEPAAYDGVLYESSVAVRDRVAFACMFLNDAQLPRYIDKLTNEMKEAGNLEGILLTGLTKDGVDLMESYVDRTGDVQTASFCMLKGSPGDVLKDPRVQCWIENYRNLLDAWRFWHKRAEFDIHRGKLDPSSKPLAQVFVSCNFCGKSISYSCSAMPHQGRGFSQYGVSGSPTKSKVTSCPGCRKPLPRCALCLMNMGTPVSNCPGTGKSDEKVDLTRENKLAQFNNWFTWCHNCRHGGHAGHMLSWFRDHTECPVSACTCKCMQLDTTGNLVPSDSS from the exons ATGAGTGGCTCCAAGCCGGACATCCTTTGGTCTCCCCACCACCCAGACCGCTATGTCATCTGTGACTCTGAGCTGGGACTGTACCGCATTGGACCTGTGGGCAGTGCAGAAACCAAGGCCGGCACTCTCCCGCTCTCTGAAGAAACTGCTGCTACTTTGCTAGCCATTAATTCTGACACCCCTTATATGAAATGTGTGGCCTGGTATCCAAAGCATGAGCCTGAGTGTTTGCTTGCTGTGGGCCAAGCTAATGGCAGAGTGGTGCTCACCAGCCTGGGCCAGAGCCACAACTCCACATGTAAAGAACTGGTGGGGAAGGAGTTTGTGCCCAAGCATGCTCGTCAATGCAACACCTTAGCTTGGAACCCAATGGACAGCAACTTGCTGGCTGCTGGGTTGGACAAACACAGGGCGGACTTCTCTGTCCTCATATGGGACATAAGCAGTAAGTTTTCCCCAGAGGCCAGTGTAGCTGCAGAGAAGATTCGCCTGTCATCTGTGGATTTGGACTCAAGCACAGTAGTGACCAAACCATTGTATGAGTTAGGCCAGAACGATGCTTGTCTGTCCCTCTGCTGGCTTCTCCGTGACCCAAAGCTGCTATTGGCTGGCATGCACAGGAACCTTGCAATATTTGACCTGAGAAACACAAGCCAGAAAACGTTTGTCAACACCAAGGCCATCCAAGGGGTAACAGTCGATCCACATTTCCATGACCGTGTGGCCTCTTTCTTTGAGGGTCAGGTGGCCATCTGGGATCTGAGAAAGTTTGAGAAACCTGTGCTTACTCTCACTGAGCAGCCAAAGCCACTCACTAAG GTGGCTTGGTGTCCAACTCGTACCGGCCTACTCGCCACATTGACACGTGACAGCAACATCATCCGGCTATATGACATGCAGCATACTCCCACACCCATCGGCGACGAGACAGAGCCTACGATCATCGAGCGAAGTGTGCAGCCCTGTGAAAGCCAGATTGGCAGCTTTGCCTGGCACCCGTCCTCACAGAACCGCATGGTGGTGGTGTCAGCAGCCAACCGGGTCATGACTGACTTCACTGTGTTCGAACGAATCTCCCTGGCCTGGAGCTCCACCACATCGCTCATGTGGGCCTGCGGCAGACACCTGTATGAGTGTGTCGAGGATGGGGCTGAAGGAGTAGAGAGCATGACTGAGAAAGACATCGCTACTAAGATGAGACAGAGGGCTCAGTCTAGATATGGCCACGATACCGTCCAGGTGTGGAGGAACCACCTGCTGGCTGGAGGAAATGATCCCCAGCTCAAGTCTTTGTGGTATGATCTGTACT ATATGAAGCAGTGTGCAGAGGATATGGAGCTGAAACTGCAGGGGAACAAACAGTCTGTGGTCTACTCTGGTATCAAGAACATTGTAAAGACCAGCTCAG GCACAACTGAGAGCCGCAGGTGCTGGAGCGGTTCAGACCGGCAGACAGATGTACCGCGATACCTAAGTGAGGAGCGCTGCCTTGCCCTGCGCCTCTGTGGCTGGATCAGCCGCGGTCCCGACATCGACGTGGAGATATTCCTGAGATCACTGGAGCAGGAGCGCGAGTGGGAGCGGGCGGCCGCCGTGGCTTTGTTCAACATGGACATACGCCGGGCTATCCAGATCCTCAACAAGGGAGCCACCGCTGAGAAGG GTGACCTGAACCTGAATGTGGTGGCCATGGCTCTGTCAGGCTACACCGACGAGAAGTTCTCCCTGTGGAGGGAGATGTGCAGCTCtctgaggctgcagctgaagaaCCCTTACCTCTGTGTCATGTTCGCCTTTCTCACCAGTGAGCCTGCAGCCTATGACGGCGTGCTG TATGAGAGCAGTGTTGCTGTGCGGGACCGAGTTGCCTTTGCCTGTATGTTTCTCAACGATGCCCAG CTGCCTCGATACATCGACAAACTAACCAATGAGATGAAGGAGGCGGGCAACCTGGAGGGCATCCTCCTGACGGGTTTGACGAAAGACGGCGTAGACCTCATGGAGAGCTATGTGGACCGCACAGGAGACGTCCAGACTGCCAGCTTCTGCATGCTGAAG GGTTCCCCAGGTGACGTTTTGAAAGACCCTCGAGTCCAGTGCTGGATTGAAAACTATCGCAACCTGTTGGACGCGTGGAGATTCTGGCACAAGCGGGCCGAGTTCGACATCCATAGAGGCAAGCTGGACCCGAGCTCCAAACCCCTGGCACAG GTGTTTGTGAGCTGCAACTTCTGCGGGAAGTCTATCTCCTACAGCTGCTCGGCAATGCCTCATCAGGGCCGCGGCTTCAGCCAGTACGGTGTCAGCGGCTCGCCCACCAAGTCCAAAGTCACCAGTTGCCCGGGCTGCAGGAAACCGCTGCCACGCTGTGCTCTCTGCCTCATGAACATGGGCACACCTGTTTCCAATTGCCCAG GAACAGGGAAGTCAGACGAGAAGGTGGACTTGACGAGGGAGAACAAACTCGCTCAGTTCAACAACTGGTTCACCTGGTGTCACAACTGTCGACATGGTGGCCATGCCGGCCACATGCTCAGCTGGTTCAG AGACCACACAGAGTGCCCGGTGTCGGCTTGCACGTGTAAATGCATGCAGCTGGACACCACGGGGAACCTGGTGCCTTCAGACAGCAGCTAA